From Eleftheria terrae, the proteins below share one genomic window:
- a CDS encoding phage holin family protein — protein MKILARWFLLAAALLLVTQIYPGVEVRSFGSALLAALVLGLLNAVVRPVLTLLTLPITLVTLGLFLFVINALMFYFAAKLLDGMNVAGFGAALIGSILYTVLGIVIEAAIEHLFDRKGR, from the coding sequence ATGAAAATCCTGGCACGTTGGTTCCTGCTGGCCGCCGCCTTGCTGCTGGTGACCCAGATCTACCCGGGCGTTGAAGTGCGCAGCTTTGGCTCGGCCTTGCTGGCGGCCTTGGTGCTGGGCCTGCTGAATGCGGTGGTGAGGCCGGTGCTGACGCTGCTCACCTTGCCCATCACGCTGGTGACGCTCGGGCTGTTCCTGTTCGTCATCAATGCGTTGATGTTCTACTTTGCCGCCAAGCTGCTTGACGGCATGAACGTCGCCGGCTTCGGCGCGGCCCTGATCGGCTCCATCCTGTACACCGTGCTCGGCATCGTGATCGAGGCCGCCATCGAGCACCTCTTCGACCGCAAGGGGCGCTGA
- a CDS encoding carbohydrate ABC transporter permease, with product MRSLAPPALRSATIHTVLGGYTLLALFPIVLVLINAFKSRPAIFDNPLALPTAETWSLVGFERVLSKSAVPMFFGNSLIVTVASLVLILLFGAMAAWALTEYRFRARRWLTLYLAFGIMVPIRLGTVSILQLMVQLDLVNTLTALVLVYTAQGLPLAVFILSEFIAQIPQDLKDAARCDGIGEFRIFFQVVLPLVRPAVATVGVFTMVPIWNDLWFPLILAPGDSTQTITLGVQQFIGQYATDWNAVLAALTLAIIPVLVIYALFSRQLIRGITAGAVK from the coding sequence ATGCGCTCCCTCGCTCCCCCGGCCCTGCGCTCGGCCACCATCCACACCGTGCTCGGCGGCTACACGCTGCTGGCGCTGTTCCCCATCGTGCTGGTGCTCATCAATGCCTTCAAGAGCCGCCCGGCCATCTTCGACAACCCGCTGGCCCTGCCGACCGCCGAGACCTGGTCGCTGGTGGGCTTCGAGCGGGTGCTGTCGAAGTCGGCGGTGCCGATGTTCTTCGGCAACAGCCTGATCGTCACGGTGGCCTCGCTGGTGCTGATCCTGCTGTTCGGCGCCATGGCTGCCTGGGCCCTCACCGAGTACCGCTTCCGCGCACGCCGCTGGCTCACGCTGTACCTGGCCTTCGGCATCATGGTGCCGATCCGCCTGGGCACGGTCAGCATCCTGCAGCTGATGGTGCAGCTCGACCTGGTTAACACGCTCACCGCGCTGGTGCTGGTCTACACCGCGCAGGGGCTGCCGCTGGCGGTCTTCATCCTGAGCGAGTTCATCGCGCAGATCCCCCAGGACCTGAAGGACGCCGCCCGGTGCGACGGCATCGGCGAGTTCCGGATCTTCTTCCAGGTGGTGCTGCCGCTGGTGCGGCCTGCGGTGGCGACGGTCGGGGTCTTCACGATGGTGCCGATCTGGAACGACCTGTGGTTCCCGCTCATCCTGGCCCCCGGCGACAGCACCCAGACCATCACGCTGGGCGTGCAGCAGTTCATCGGTCAGTACGCCACCGACTGGAACGCGGTGCTGGCGGCGCTGACGCTGGCCATCATCCCGGTGCTGGTCATCTACGCCCTGTTCTCGCGCCAGCTGATCCGCGGCATCACCGCCGGCGCCGTCAAATAG
- a CDS encoding TerC family protein, producing the protein MDTIAPNWLWAFFVVSVLAALFVDFVVLRKQGAHEVTVKEALHWSLIWVALSLAFNGLFWWAVQQEHGSAMANTRAMEFLTGYLIEKSLAVDNIFVFLMIFTYFGVPPAFQKRVLMMGIIGAIVLRTVMILLGSWLISEFHWLLYVFGAFLLITGIKMWWASGQEPDLESNPALKLLRRLVPVSQGFDGEKFFTVEQGRRLATPLLLVVLLVGVIDVIFAVDSIPAIFAITTDPFIVLTSNIFAILGLRAMYFLLAAMAAKFHLLSYGLAVILSFIGVKMLLIDIYKIPVLVSLGVVVAILAVTMVWSLKTAPRLPQSR; encoded by the coding sequence ATGGACACCATTGCGCCCAACTGGTTGTGGGCTTTTTTTGTCGTCTCCGTGCTGGCCGCCCTGTTCGTCGACTTCGTCGTGCTCAGGAAGCAAGGCGCGCATGAAGTCACGGTCAAGGAGGCCTTGCACTGGTCCCTGATCTGGGTGGCCCTGAGCCTGGCCTTCAACGGCCTGTTCTGGTGGGCCGTGCAGCAGGAGCACGGCAGCGCGATGGCCAACACCCGCGCGATGGAGTTCCTCACCGGCTACCTCATCGAGAAGTCGCTGGCGGTGGACAACATCTTCGTGTTCCTGATGATCTTCACCTACTTCGGCGTGCCGCCCGCCTTCCAGAAGCGGGTGCTGATGATGGGCATCATTGGCGCGATCGTGCTGCGCACGGTGATGATCCTGCTGGGCAGTTGGCTGATCAGCGAGTTCCACTGGCTGCTGTATGTCTTCGGCGCCTTCCTGCTGATCACCGGCATCAAGATGTGGTGGGCTTCGGGGCAGGAGCCCGACCTGGAGAGCAACCCGGCGCTGAAGCTGCTGCGCCGCCTGGTGCCGGTCTCCCAGGGCTTCGACGGCGAGAAGTTCTTCACGGTCGAGCAGGGCCGCCGGCTGGCCACGCCGCTCCTGCTGGTGGTGCTGCTGGTGGGTGTGATCGACGTGATCTTCGCGGTGGACTCGATCCCGGCGATCTTTGCAATCACGACCGATCCCTTCATCGTGCTGACCTCCAACATCTTCGCCATCCTCGGCCTGCGGGCGATGTACTTCCTGCTGGCGGCGATGGCGGCGAAGTTCCACCTGCTCAGCTACGGCCTGGCGGTGATCCTGTCCTTCATCGGCGTGAAGATGCTGCTGATCGACATCTACAAGATCCCGGTGCTGGTGTCGCTCGGCGTGGTGGTGGCGATCCTGGCGGTGACCATGGTCTGGAGCCTGAAGACGGCGCCGCGGCTGCCGCAGAGCCGCTGA
- a CDS encoding ABC transporter ATP-binding protein, translating to MAQVTLSGITKRYGGHDTPTVLEGVDLTIEKGEFVVLVGPSGCGKSTLLRMLSGLEDITEGELCIAGRRVNELPPAQRGIAMVFQSYALYPHMTVYRNMAFGLSRRVPERAEMDRRIRDAAKVLHIDHLLHRLPRDLSGGQRQRVAIGRAIVRQPELFLFDEPLSNLDAALRVATRVEIARLHRELGVSIVYVTHDQVEAMTLGDKIVVLHEGRIQQSGTPLQLYHHPANRFVARFIGTPAMNLLPARVMHANEREVHWVCPRGPQGEAAVDGSALAVGEDIEIGVRPEHLALAAKDGPGLRWRGTVELVEYLGDCYLAHVRLMCEDTVVVAKLTGAAPALQQEATLCAPSSAVHLFRADGSACRRIS from the coding sequence ATGGCCCAAGTCACGCTCAGCGGCATCACCAAGCGCTACGGCGGGCACGACACCCCCACGGTGCTGGAGGGGGTGGACCTGACGATCGAGAAAGGCGAGTTCGTCGTGCTGGTCGGCCCCTCGGGCTGCGGCAAGTCGACCCTGCTGCGCATGCTCAGCGGGCTGGAAGACATCACCGAAGGCGAGCTCTGCATCGCCGGCCGGCGCGTCAACGAGTTGCCCCCGGCGCAGCGCGGCATTGCGATGGTGTTCCAGTCGTATGCGCTCTATCCGCACATGACGGTCTACCGCAACATGGCCTTCGGCCTGTCGCGCCGGGTGCCCGAGCGGGCCGAGATGGACCGCCGCATCCGCGACGCCGCCAAGGTGCTGCACATCGACCACCTGCTGCACCGCCTGCCACGCGACCTGTCGGGTGGCCAGCGCCAGCGGGTGGCCATCGGCCGGGCCATCGTGCGCCAGCCGGAGCTGTTCCTGTTCGACGAGCCGCTGTCCAACCTCGACGCCGCGTTGCGCGTGGCAACCCGGGTGGAGATCGCGCGGCTGCACCGCGAGCTGGGCGTGAGCATCGTCTACGTCACCCACGACCAGGTCGAGGCGATGACGCTGGGCGACAAGATCGTGGTGCTGCATGAAGGGCGCATCCAGCAGTCGGGCACGCCGCTGCAGCTCTACCACCATCCGGCCAACCGCTTCGTGGCGCGCTTCATCGGCACCCCGGCGATGAACCTGCTGCCGGCCCGCGTGATGCATGCAAACGAGCGTGAGGTGCACTGGGTGTGCCCGCGTGGCCCGCAGGGCGAGGCCGCGGTGGACGGCAGCGCCCTGGCGGTGGGCGAGGACATCGAGATCGGCGTGCGGCCCGAGCACCTCGCCCTGGCGGCCAAGGACGGCCCGGGCCTGCGCTGGCGTGGCACGGTGGAACTGGTGGAGTACCTCGGCGACTGCTACCTCGCGCATGTGCGCCTGATGTGCGAGGACACCGTGGTGGTGGCCAAGCTCACCGGCGCGGCGCCCGCCCTGCAGCAGGAAGCGACCCTGTGCGCGCCGAGCAGCGCCGTGCACCTCTTTCGCGCCGACGGCAGCGCCTGCCGGCGGATCAGCTGA
- a CDS encoding M48 family metallopeptidase, whose amino-acid sequence MSTPSFALRRPGQRRWLPLALSLALLGAAVPPLTPVARAQNNLPALGDSVSGEFSVAAERQLGDRIMSEIRPDPLYFDDALLGDYLQSLWQPLLSAARARGELSSELDDRFAWQSFLVRDKTVNAFALPGGYVGVHLGLIATTGTRDELASVLAHELSHVTQRHIARSLAKSKQQSLVALASMIVGMLAASRSPEAANALVTGGQAVALQGQLNFSRDMEREADRIGFGVLEQGGFSPAGMAAMFERLQQSSRLNDSGAYPYLRTHPLTSERIGEARARGNAAAGGPSRGLLEHALMQARARVQMDSRPDVLRQWLRSSDAAAEARPAERLLAEATRAQAALLLRDWPTAEAALARAEPLVKGDGRAVRSLAYLRTELWLARGDGARAEAALAPWRGDGSRASELLAARAGLAPGASAAATRRAADELQTWVATHSGDTQAWDLLALAWERNGKPLRAVQAQAEARYSVGDVQGAIDRLKAAQKLAREPGQSGDFIEASVIDARLRQLEGQWRQRIREEAGS is encoded by the coding sequence TTGTCCACACCGTCCTTCGCCCTCCGCCGCCCCGGCCAGCGCCGCTGGCTGCCGCTTGCGCTCAGCCTGGCCCTGCTCGGCGCCGCGGTGCCGCCCCTCACGCCCGTCGCCCGGGCGCAGAACAACCTCCCGGCACTCGGCGACAGCGTGTCCGGCGAGTTCAGCGTGGCGGCCGAGCGCCAGCTGGGCGACCGCATCATGAGCGAGATCCGGCCCGACCCGCTCTACTTCGACGATGCACTGCTGGGCGACTACCTGCAGTCGCTGTGGCAGCCGCTGTTGAGCGCCGCGCGCGCCCGCGGCGAGTTGTCCTCGGAGCTCGACGACCGTTTTGCCTGGCAGTCCTTCCTCGTGCGCGACAAGACCGTGAACGCCTTCGCGCTGCCGGGCGGCTATGTCGGCGTGCATCTGGGGCTGATCGCCACCACCGGCACCCGCGACGAGCTGGCCTCGGTGCTGGCGCACGAGCTGTCCCACGTGACGCAACGCCACATCGCCCGCAGCCTGGCCAAGAGCAAGCAGCAGTCGCTGGTGGCGCTGGCCTCCATGATCGTCGGCATGCTGGCGGCCAGCCGCAGCCCGGAAGCGGCCAATGCGCTGGTCACCGGCGGCCAGGCGGTCGCCTTGCAGGGCCAGCTCAACTTCTCACGCGACATGGAGCGTGAGGCCGACCGCATCGGCTTCGGCGTGCTGGAGCAGGGCGGCTTCTCGCCGGCCGGCATGGCGGCGATGTTCGAGCGCCTGCAACAGAGCTCGCGCCTCAACGACAGTGGCGCCTACCCCTATCTGCGCACCCACCCGCTGACCAGCGAGCGCATTGGCGAGGCCCGCGCGCGCGGCAATGCGGCCGCCGGCGGGCCCTCGCGCGGGTTGCTCGAGCATGCGCTGATGCAAGCCCGCGCCCGGGTGCAGATGGACTCGCGCCCCGACGTCCTGCGGCAATGGCTGCGCAGCTCCGACGCCGCTGCCGAGGCGCGGCCAGCCGAGCGCCTGCTGGCTGAAGCCACCCGGGCCCAGGCCGCCCTGCTGCTGCGCGACTGGCCCACCGCCGAAGCGGCGCTGGCGCGTGCCGAGCCGCTGGTGAAGGGCGACGGCCGTGCGGTACGCAGCCTCGCCTACCTGCGCACCGAACTGTGGCTGGCCCGCGGCGACGGTGCGCGGGCCGAAGCGGCGCTCGCGCCCTGGCGCGGTGACGGCTCGCGCGCCAGCGAACTGCTCGCCGCCCGTGCCGGCCTGGCGCCGGGTGCCAGTGCGGCCGCTACGCGACGCGCCGCCGACGAACTGCAGACCTGGGTCGCCACGCACAGCGGCGACACCCAGGCCTGGGACCTGCTCGCGCTGGCGTGGGAGCGCAACGGCAAGCCCTTGCGGGCGGTGCAGGCGCAGGCCGAGGCCCGCTACTCGGTGGGCGACGTGCAGGGTGCCATCGACCGGCTGAAGGCCGCACAGAAGCTGGCCCGCGAACCGGGGCAGAGCGGCGACTTCATCGAAGCCTCGGTGATCGATGCACGGCTGCGCCAGCTCGAAGGGCAGTGGCGCCAGCGCATCCGGGAAGAAGCGGGCAGCTGA
- the moaC gene encoding cyclic pyranopterin monophosphate synthase MoaC, translated as MNDTASPAASGLTHFDAHGQAHMVDVAAKDVTHRVALAHGYIEMEPATLQLIATGSAKKGDVLGIARIAAIQAAKRTADLIPLCHPLPLTRVAVHFELEAAASRVECRAQVETLGRTGVEMEALTAVQVGLLTIYDMCKAVDRGMTITGVRVLEKHGGKSGSYLADTPAADPTSPGP; from the coding sequence ATGAACGACACCGCTTCACCGGCCGCCAGCGGCCTCACTCACTTCGATGCCCACGGCCAGGCCCACATGGTGGACGTGGCCGCCAAGGACGTCACGCACCGCGTTGCGCTCGCGCACGGCTACATCGAGATGGAGCCGGCCACCCTGCAGCTGATCGCGACCGGCAGCGCGAAGAAGGGCGACGTGCTCGGCATCGCGCGCATCGCCGCCATCCAGGCCGCCAAGCGCACCGCCGACCTGATCCCGCTGTGCCATCCGCTGCCGCTCACGCGGGTGGCGGTGCACTTCGAGCTGGAGGCCGCCGCGTCGCGGGTGGAATGCCGTGCGCAGGTGGAGACGCTGGGCCGCACCGGCGTGGAGATGGAGGCGCTCACCGCCGTGCAGGTGGGCCTGCTCACCATCTACGACATGTGCAAGGCCGTGGACCGGGGCATGACGATCACCGGCGTGCGCGTGCTCGAGAAGCACGGCGGCAAGTCCGGCAGCTACCTGGCCGACACGCCGGCCGCGGACCCTACTTCCCCAGGTCCTTGA
- a CDS encoding spermidine synthase translates to MSMNKKQALALSFGVGFLSLSQEILWVRFADFLFHGAPQAFAFVLGLFLLGIAVGATAGKRACATGRPLAWAGIVLAASAALDLALPQLLAGVADSGFAKPLLTVLVLASAALKGAVFPIAHHVGSQAGGGAMGRSISRVYLCNILGSTLGPVLTGFVLLDHVSLTAAFQLVGIGGLLLASLALAGRRMAGSLALLAVAATMAWHTDPRDPRLVVHAADVDPARIRHVVETRHGIVHSVDGGTKGDVVYGGNVYDGRTNTDLAINSNMIDRVYLVAGLHPAPKRVLVIGLSTGAWTRVLAGIPSLERLDAVEINPGYLQLISQYPEVRPILQDPKVHIVIDDGRRWLRRHPAEKYDLIVMNTSFHWRGYITNLLSQEFMALARAHLAPGGVFAFNTTGSVDAWATAGAVFPHAYRWSNFVYAAEHDFRAEKAAAENRIAAMQRDGHRLFDGSAETQAMIHERLGKPFLTLQTYRQSAERQPEVITDQNMITEYRYGRGL, encoded by the coding sequence ATGAGCATGAACAAGAAGCAGGCCCTCGCGCTGTCCTTCGGCGTGGGTTTCCTGAGCCTGAGCCAGGAAATCCTGTGGGTGCGTTTTGCGGACTTCCTCTTCCACGGCGCGCCGCAGGCCTTCGCCTTCGTGCTCGGACTCTTCCTGCTCGGCATCGCGGTGGGCGCCACCGCCGGCAAGCGTGCCTGCGCCACCGGCCGCCCTCTGGCGTGGGCCGGCATCGTGCTCGCCGCGTCGGCGGCGCTCGACCTGGCACTGCCGCAGCTGCTCGCCGGAGTGGCGGACAGCGGCTTTGCCAAGCCGCTGCTGACGGTGCTGGTGCTGGCCTCGGCCGCACTCAAGGGCGCCGTCTTCCCCATCGCCCACCATGTCGGCTCGCAGGCCGGCGGCGGGGCCATGGGGCGTTCGATCTCGCGGGTCTACCTCTGCAACATCCTCGGCTCCACGCTTGGGCCGGTCTTGACTGGCTTCGTGCTGCTGGACCATGTCTCGCTCACCGCGGCCTTCCAGCTGGTCGGCATCGGCGGGCTGCTGCTCGCCTCGCTCGCGCTCGCCGGCCGGCGCATGGCCGGGTCACTCGCCCTGCTGGCGGTGGCCGCCACCATGGCTTGGCACACCGATCCCAGGGACCCTCGCCTGGTGGTGCATGCCGCCGACGTCGACCCGGCCCGCATTCGCCATGTGGTGGAAACGCGCCATGGCATCGTCCATTCGGTCGACGGTGGCACGAAGGGCGACGTCGTGTATGGCGGCAATGTCTATGACGGCCGCACCAACACCGACCTGGCGATCAACAGCAACATGATCGACCGCGTCTACCTGGTGGCCGGGCTGCATCCCGCTCCCAAGCGCGTGCTGGTGATCGGCCTCAGCACCGGCGCCTGGACCCGGGTGCTGGCCGGCATCCCCAGCCTGGAGCGGCTGGATGCGGTGGAGATCAACCCCGGCTACCTGCAGCTCATCAGCCAGTACCCCGAGGTGCGACCCATCCTGCAGGACCCGAAGGTCCACATCGTCATCGACGACGGCCGCCGCTGGCTGCGCCGGCATCCGGCCGAGAAGTACGACCTCATCGTGATGAACACCAGCTTCCACTGGCGCGGCTACATCACCAACCTGCTGTCGCAGGAGTTCATGGCCCTGGCGCGCGCCCACCTGGCCCCCGGTGGCGTCTTCGCCTTCAACACGACCGGCTCGGTCGATGCCTGGGCCACCGCCGGCGCCGTGTTCCCGCATGCCTATCGCTGGTCCAACTTCGTCTATGCAGCGGAGCATGACTTCCGCGCCGAGAAAGCCGCCGCCGAAAACCGCATTGCCGCGATGCAGCGCGATGGCCACCGCCTGTTCGACGGCAGCGCCGAGACGCAGGCCATGATCCACGAGCGCCTCGGCAAGCCCTTCCTCACGCTGCAAACCTACCGCCAGTCCGCCGAGCGGCAGCCTGAAGTCATCACCGACCAGAACATGATCACCGAGTACCGCTACGGCCGCGGCCTCTAG
- a CDS encoding PglL family O-oligosaccharyltransferase produces the protein MQASRLKTSWPWWLFIALPTCIAVSRPPVTVFYNTAACVLAAGVLLYWMAVRLPASQADHGVPSRPFPSSAGLRVPVLGALLLIGALVASVLHGGRNLAALGVVSVAFSLAVMADHWGRSQRYAEALDGIAGAWLAAGLVGLLIGALQYADVQGLPTWLVATSATAGRAVGNLRQPNHLSTLLALGLCSLVWLGHRRGWELPALLTLQALLVLGIVLSSSRTGLLMLVLLAAWALLDRRLPRRLRVMLLATVPAALAWTAAVHVWSEMAGVRYFAEARLASNSDISSSRFAIWKNTLDLIAQHPWTGVGWNNFNYAWTLTPFPDRPIAFFDHTHNVLLQLAVELGLPAAMAIVGGVCWATWRARHGWRQADDHAALASRVLLALLVMVALHSLLEYPLWYPYFLLPTALAFGLYLGLGRPAESRPASGLPRGLRTAVETVALLTVATALYAVWDYQRIVQIFSPHGEAGQQPLSERIRDGQRSVLFGHHADYAAVTTTDRPGSMLGTFQRPLHQLIDARLMIAYARALHERGETEKAIYVAQRLREFRHPLGQVFFAPCDTPPAAGEAPPFQCETRPSRLGLKDLGK, from the coding sequence GTGCAAGCCTCTCGCCTCAAGACGTCCTGGCCCTGGTGGCTGTTCATCGCGCTGCCCACCTGCATCGCGGTCTCCCGGCCACCGGTCACGGTGTTCTACAACACGGCGGCCTGCGTGCTGGCTGCCGGCGTGTTGCTCTACTGGATGGCCGTGCGCCTGCCTGCCTCGCAGGCCGACCACGGCGTTCCCTCCCGCCCTTTCCCTTCGTCCGCCGGCCTGCGGGTGCCGGTGCTCGGTGCGCTGTTGCTCATCGGTGCCCTGGTGGCATCGGTGCTGCACGGAGGCCGCAACCTGGCGGCGCTGGGTGTGGTGAGCGTGGCGTTCTCGCTCGCCGTGATGGCTGACCACTGGGGCCGCAGCCAGCGCTACGCCGAAGCCCTGGACGGCATCGCCGGCGCCTGGCTGGCCGCGGGCCTCGTGGGCCTGTTGATCGGCGCCCTGCAGTACGCGGACGTGCAGGGCCTGCCCACCTGGCTGGTGGCCACCTCGGCCACCGCCGGCCGGGCGGTCGGCAACCTGCGGCAGCCCAACCACCTCTCGACCTTGCTGGCGCTCGGCCTGTGCAGCTTGGTGTGGCTGGGCCACCGCCGGGGCTGGGAGCTGCCGGCCTTGCTCACGCTGCAGGCGCTGCTGGTGCTGGGCATCGTGCTGAGCAGCTCGCGCACCGGCTTGCTGATGCTGGTGCTGCTGGCCGCCTGGGCGCTGCTGGACCGCCGCCTGCCACGCCGCCTGCGGGTGATGCTGCTGGCCACGGTGCCCGCCGCGCTGGCCTGGACCGCCGCGGTGCATGTCTGGAGCGAGATGGCCGGCGTACGCTACTTCGCCGAGGCGCGGCTGGCCTCCAACAGCGACATCAGCAGCTCGCGCTTTGCGATCTGGAAGAACACGCTGGACCTCATCGCCCAACATCCCTGGACCGGCGTCGGCTGGAACAACTTCAACTACGCCTGGACGCTGACGCCCTTCCCGGACCGGCCGATCGCCTTCTTCGACCACACCCACAACGTGCTGCTGCAGCTGGCCGTTGAACTCGGGCTGCCAGCCGCCATGGCCATCGTCGGCGGCGTGTGCTGGGCCACCTGGCGGGCCCGCCATGGGTGGCGGCAGGCCGATGACCACGCAGCACTGGCCTCCCGGGTGCTGCTGGCCCTGCTGGTGATGGTGGCGCTGCACAGCCTGCTCGAGTACCCGCTCTGGTATCCCTACTTCCTGCTGCCCACCGCGCTCGCCTTCGGGCTGTACCTGGGCCTGGGCAGGCCGGCCGAGAGCCGGCCGGCGTCCGGGCTGCCGCGCGGGCTGCGCACTGCCGTCGAGACGGTGGCCCTGCTGACGGTGGCCACCGCGCTGTATGCGGTATGGGACTACCAGCGCATCGTGCAGATCTTCTCGCCGCATGGCGAGGCCGGGCAGCAGCCGCTGTCGGAACGCATCCGCGACGGCCAGCGCAGCGTGTTGTTCGGCCACCATGCCGACTATGCCGCGGTGACCACGACCGATCGGCCGGGCAGCATGCTGGGCACCTTCCAGCGCCCCCTGCACCAGTTGATCGATGCCCGGCTGATGATCGCCTATGCGCGAGCCCTGCACGAGCGGGGCGAAACCGAGAAGGCGATCTATGTCGCGCAGCGCCTGCGCGAGTTCCGGCATCCGCTGGGCCAGGTGTTTTTCGCGCCTTGCGACACGCCCCCAGCGGCCGGCGAGGCGCCGCCCTTCCAGTGCGAGACGCGGCCGTCCCGCCTGGGGCTCAAGGACCTGGGGAAGTAG
- a CDS encoding carbohydrate ABC transporter permease — protein sequence MNRVSPWQVAAFLLPALLIYTVFSALPLIDTLRLGFYVTDDSGARHFAGLANFHTLLTDPQWSAGFWNAMANNLKFFLIHMAAQNPIGLLLAALLSLRGVKGAAAYRTVLFLPTLLSVVIIGFVWQLILSPLWGVAENLLGWFGLQDWFQPWLGEEGSALTTLSLVSVWQFVGIPMMLIYAALIAIPEEIVEAAVVDGASPWRVFWSIRLPLILPTLGLVTILTFVANFNAFDLVYAVKGAVAGPNYSTDILGTFFYRTFFGYQSQVGSPTMGAAVATLMFLVILAGVGLYFYVVQRRLQRYTF from the coding sequence ATGAACAGAGTCTCTCCCTGGCAGGTGGCGGCCTTCCTGCTGCCTGCCCTGCTGATCTACACCGTGTTCAGCGCCCTGCCACTGATCGACACGCTGCGCCTGGGCTTCTATGTCACCGACGACAGCGGCGCGCGGCATTTCGCGGGCCTCGCCAACTTCCATACCTTGCTGACCGACCCGCAATGGTCGGCCGGCTTCTGGAACGCGATGGCCAACAACCTGAAGTTCTTCCTCATCCACATGGCGGCGCAGAACCCGATCGGCCTGCTGCTGGCCGCGCTGCTCTCGCTGCGCGGCGTCAAGGGGGCGGCGGCCTACCGCACGGTGCTGTTCCTGCCGACCCTGCTGTCGGTGGTCATCATCGGCTTCGTCTGGCAGCTCATCCTGTCGCCGCTGTGGGGCGTGGCCGAGAACCTGCTGGGCTGGTTCGGCCTGCAGGACTGGTTCCAGCCCTGGCTGGGCGAGGAGGGCTCGGCGCTGACCACGCTGTCGCTGGTGTCGGTGTGGCAGTTCGTCGGCATCCCGATGATGCTGATCTACGCCGCGCTGATCGCCATTCCCGAGGAGATCGTGGAGGCCGCGGTGGTCGATGGCGCCAGCCCCTGGCGGGTGTTCTGGTCCATCCGGCTGCCGCTGATCCTGCCGACGCTGGGGCTAGTGACCATCCTCACCTTCGTCGCGAACTTCAATGCCTTCGACCTGGTTTACGCGGTCAAGGGTGCGGTGGCCGGGCCCAACTACAGCACCGACATCCTTGGCACCTTTTTCTACCGCACCTTCTTCGGCTACCAGTCGCAGGTGGGCAGCCCCACGATGGGCGCGGCCGTCGCCACGCTGATGTTCCTGGTCATCCTGGCCGGGGTGGGCCTGTACTTCTACGTCGTGCAGCGCCGGCTGCAGCGCTACACCTTCTGA